A window of Eikenella corrodens contains these coding sequences:
- the aceF gene encoding dihydrolipoyllysine-residue acetyltransferase, which produces MSIVEIKVPDIGGHENVDIIAVEVKVGDTIALDDTLITLETDKATMDVPADAAGVVKEVKVKVGDKVSEGDVIVLVEAAGAGAAAAPAAAPKAEAASAPAAPAAPAAAANVQVAVPDIGGHTDVDVIAVEVKVGDTVAVDDTLITLETDKATMDVPSTAAGIVTAVHIKVGDKVSEGSIIIDVAAAGAPAAAAPAAAEAPKAAPAPAAAPAPAPAAPAAPATAAYGSAPVNEAGFAKAHAGPSARKLARELGVDLSLVKGSGNKGRITKDDIKAFVKAAMQGGAGKPAAAGASLGGGLDLLPWPKVDFAKFGEVEVKELSRIKKISGQNLSRNWVMIPHVTVHDEADMTELESFRKQLNKEWEREGVKLSPLAFIIKASVAALKAFPEFNSSLDGDNLVLKKYFHIGFAADTPNGLVVPVIKDVDKKGLKEISIELGELSKKAREGKLKPQEMQGACFTISSLGGIGGTGFTPIVNAPEVAILGVCKSQMKPVWNGSDFEARLMCPLSLSFDHRVIDGAAGMRFTVFLANLLKDFRRISL; this is translated from the coding sequence ATGAGTATTGTAGAAATCAAAGTCCCCGATATTGGCGGACACGAAAATGTAGATATTATTGCCGTGGAAGTCAAAGTGGGCGACACCATCGCGCTGGACGACACCCTGATTACCCTGGAAACCGACAAAGCCACCATGGATGTGCCGGCCGATGCCGCCGGTGTGGTGAAAGAAGTGAAAGTGAAAGTCGGCGACAAAGTTTCCGAAGGTGATGTGATTGTGCTGGTGGAAGCTGCCGGTGCAGGCGCCGCTGCCGCTCCGGCTGCTGCGCCCAAAGCCGAAGCCGCTTCCGCACCTGCTGCGCCCGCTGCCCCGGCTGCTGCCGCCAATGTTCAGGTAGCCGTGCCCGATATCGGCGGCCACACCGATGTGGACGTGATTGCCGTAGAAGTGAAAGTGGGCGACACCGTAGCTGTGGACGACACCCTGATTACTCTGGAAACCGACAAAGCCACCATGGACGTGCCCAGCACCGCTGCCGGCATCGTTACCGCTGTGCACATCAAAGTGGGCGACAAGGTGTCTGAAGGCAGCATCATTATCGACGTGGCCGCTGCCGGCGCACCTGCCGCTGCTGCTCCTGCTGCCGCCGAAGCGCCCAAAGCCGCTCCCGCACCTGCTGCCGCCCCGGCTCCAGCCCCCGCTGCACCTGCCGCTCCGGCTACCGCCGCCTATGGCAGCGCACCCGTGAACGAAGCCGGTTTTGCCAAAGCCCACGCCGGCCCCTCAGCCCGCAAACTGGCGCGCGAGCTGGGCGTGGATTTGAGCCTGGTGAAAGGCAGTGGCAACAAAGGCCGCATCACCAAAGACGACATCAAAGCCTTCGTTAAAGCCGCCATGCAGGGCGGTGCAGGCAAACCTGCAGCTGCCGGTGCTTCTTTGGGCGGCGGTTTGGATTTGTTGCCGTGGCCGAAAGTGGATTTCGCCAAATTCGGCGAAGTCGAAGTGAAAGAGCTCAGCCGCATCAAGAAGATTTCCGGCCAAAACCTGTCGCGCAACTGGGTAATGATTCCGCACGTTACCGTACACGACGAAGCCGACATGACCGAGCTGGAAAGCTTCCGCAAACAGCTCAACAAAGAGTGGGAGCGCGAAGGCGTGAAACTCTCGCCCCTGGCCTTCATCATCAAAGCCAGCGTGGCCGCGCTCAAAGCCTTCCCCGAGTTCAACTCTTCGCTCGACGGCGACAACCTGGTGTTGAAAAAATACTTCCATATCGGCTTTGCCGCCGACACCCCCAACGGCTTGGTGGTGCCTGTGATTAAAGATGTGGACAAAAAAGGCCTTAAAGAAATCAGCATCGAGCTGGGCGAATTGAGCAAAAAAGCCCGCGAAGGCAAGCTCAAACCGCAGGAAATGCAGGGCGCCTGCTTCACCATTTCCAGCTTGGGCGGCATCGGCGGCACCGGCTTCACCCCGATTGTGAATGCCCCCGAAGTAGCCATCTTGGGCGTGTGCAAATCACAGATGAAACCGGTATGGAACGGCTCCGATTTCGAAGCCCGCCTGATGTGCCCGCTCTCCCTGTCGTTCGACCACCGCGTGATCGACGGCGCAGCCGGCATGCGCTTCACCGTGTTCCTAGCCAACCTGCTCAAAGACTTCCGCCGCATTTCCCTGTAA
- a CDS encoding YciI family protein, producing the protein MLFMLMASDVADSTEARLAARSAHLARLEKLAEAGRLVLAGPCPLPEGETGFSGSLIVADFASLDEAEEWAGQDPYVEAGVYAEILIRPFKKVLPA; encoded by the coding sequence ATGTTGTTCATGCTGATGGCCTCCGATGTGGCCGACTCCACTGAAGCCAGATTAGCTGCCCGCAGCGCTCACTTGGCCAGACTGGAAAAGCTGGCCGAAGCCGGCCGGCTGGTTTTGGCCGGCCCCTGCCCCTTACCCGAGGGCGAAACCGGCTTTTCAGGTAGCCTTATCGTGGCAGACTTTGCCTCTTTAGACGAAGCTGAAGAATGGGCGGGGCAAGACCCCTATGTGGAAGCAGGCGTATATGCCGAAATCCTCATTCGCCCGTTTAAGAAAGTGTTGCCTGCATGA
- a CDS encoding Smr/MutS family protein, with the protein MDKQDTQKLLKQLGKEAKRRQEEAAAQAQRQRRDEPDFAAAVGKVTPLKNSNRVAAPKDDKPLKRRFHDEEWDEEAYFYVSTDSEHEPPRSFCKNGRGQDDIRRLVAGHWPCVGRLDLHGCTREEAQRELSEFIEEVLRRGVCAEIVHGSGLGSQGFVPVLKSLVRRWLMAHPEVLAYAEPHGANDGAVLILLRKRRAG; encoded by the coding sequence ATGGATAAACAGGATACGCAAAAGCTGTTAAAGCAATTGGGTAAGGAGGCAAAACGGCGGCAGGAAGAAGCTGCTGCTCAGGCTCAGCGGCAGCGCCGGGACGAGCCGGATTTCGCGGCGGCGGTGGGCAAGGTTACGCCGCTGAAAAACAGTAATCGGGTGGCTGCGCCGAAAGATGATAAGCCTTTGAAACGGCGGTTTCATGATGAAGAATGGGATGAGGAGGCATATTTCTATGTGAGCACCGACAGCGAACACGAACCGCCGCGTTCGTTTTGCAAAAACGGCCGCGGGCAAGACGACATCCGCCGCCTGGTGGCCGGGCATTGGCCGTGCGTGGGGCGTTTGGATTTGCACGGCTGCACGCGCGAAGAGGCGCAGCGGGAGTTGAGCGAGTTTATTGAGGAAGTGTTGCGCCGCGGGGTGTGCGCGGAAATCGTTCACGGCAGCGGGCTGGGTTCGCAGGGCTTTGTGCCGGTGTTGAAAAGTTTGGTGCGCCGCTGGCTGATGGCGCATCCGGAAGTGCTGGCTTATGCCGAGCCGCATGGTGCGAACGATGGGGCGGTGCTCATTTTGTTGCGCAAACGGCGCGCGGGGTAG
- the aceE gene encoding pyruvate dehydrogenase (acetyl-transferring), homodimeric type, translating into MSAEKHDIDPIETQEWLDALSSVLENEGSERAHFILENLVRYTRRRGVYLPFSATTAYLNTIPVGKEQKSPGNHELEHRIRAAIRWNAAAMVLRAGKKNLELGGHIASFQSSATLYDVGFNHFWRAKNEAAGEEGDLIYVQGHSAPGFYSRAFVEGRLSEDQLNNFRQEVGGNGLPSYPHPHLLSDFWQFPTVSMGLGPLMAIYQARFLKYLESRGLAKTKGRKVWCFCGDGEMDEPESQGAIALAAREGLDNLIFVINCNLQRLDGPVRGNGKIIQELEGNFRGAGWNVLKVIWGSRWDGLLARDTNNALKQRMEECLDGDYQTFKSKDGAYVREHFFNTPELKALVADMSDDEIWALNRGGHDPHKVYAAYYEAVNNADGRPTVILAKTIKGYGMGQSGEGQNVAHQAKKMDVKSLKQFRDRFGIQVTDEQIDSGDLPYFRFAEDSPEMQYLRERRNALGGYLPARHPNNEALPIPPLETFDTQLQSSGEREFSTTMAFVRILAALLKDKQIGRRIVPIVPDESRTFGMEGMFRQYGIWNPKGQQYTPQDKDQLMFYKESVDGQILQEGINEPGAMADWIAASTSYANNRYAMIPFYIYYSMFGFQRVGDLAWAAGDMHARGFLLGGTAGRTTLNGEGLQHEDGHSQLQADLIPNCVSYDPTFQYEVAVIVHSGLERMYVNNEDVFFYITLMNENYTHPAMPQRKGIEQEILKGMYLFREGGKGDKRVQLMGSGTILQEVIHAADLLKNDFGVEADIWSCPSFNLLHREAIETDRWNRLHPAAEQKLPFVTQQLQGHAGPVVAATDYIRSFADRIRAYIPKENGDYVVLGTDGFGRSDSRANLRSFFEVDRYHVAVAALDALAKQGKVGKDVVQKAIKKYGVQTEVAPSWKR; encoded by the coding sequence ATGTCTGCTGAAAAACATGATATCGACCCGATTGAAACTCAAGAGTGGTTGGATGCGCTCAGTTCCGTGCTGGAAAACGAAGGCTCGGAGCGGGCGCATTTTATATTGGAAAACCTAGTGCGCTATACCCGCCGCCGCGGCGTGTACCTGCCGTTTAGCGCCACCACCGCGTATCTGAACACCATTCCGGTCGGCAAAGAGCAGAAATCACCCGGCAACCACGAGCTGGAACACCGCATCCGCGCCGCCATCCGCTGGAACGCCGCTGCCATGGTGCTGCGTGCCGGCAAGAAAAACTTGGAATTGGGCGGCCACATCGCTTCCTTCCAATCTTCCGCCACTTTGTATGACGTGGGCTTCAACCACTTTTGGCGCGCCAAAAACGAAGCTGCCGGCGAAGAAGGCGATTTGATTTATGTTCAAGGCCACTCCGCTCCCGGCTTCTACTCCCGTGCATTCGTGGAAGGCCGCCTGAGCGAAGACCAACTGAACAATTTCCGCCAAGAAGTCGGCGGCAACGGCCTGCCGTCTTACCCGCACCCCCACCTGCTGTCTGATTTCTGGCAGTTCCCCACCGTATCCATGGGCTTGGGTCCGCTGATGGCGATTTACCAAGCGCGCTTCCTGAAATACTTGGAATCTCGCGGCCTGGCCAAAACCAAAGGCCGCAAAGTATGGTGCTTCTGCGGCGACGGCGAGATGGACGAGCCGGAAAGCCAAGGCGCCATTGCGCTGGCCGCCCGCGAAGGCTTGGATAACCTGATCTTTGTAATCAACTGCAACCTGCAGCGTTTGGACGGCCCGGTACGCGGTAATGGCAAAATTATCCAAGAATTGGAAGGCAACTTCCGCGGTGCGGGCTGGAATGTGTTGAAAGTGATTTGGGGCAGCCGCTGGGACGGCCTCTTGGCACGTGACACCAACAACGCCCTGAAACAACGCATGGAAGAATGCCTGGACGGCGACTACCAAACCTTCAAATCCAAAGACGGTGCATACGTTCGCGAACACTTCTTCAACACGCCCGAACTGAAAGCCCTCGTGGCCGATATGTCGGACGACGAAATCTGGGCCTTGAACCGTGGTGGCCACGACCCGCACAAAGTTTATGCCGCTTATTATGAAGCCGTAAACAACGCCGACGGCCGCCCAACTGTAATCTTGGCCAAAACCATCAAAGGTTACGGCATGGGTCAGTCCGGCGAAGGCCAAAACGTTGCCCACCAAGCCAAGAAAATGGACGTGAAGTCGCTCAAACAATTCCGCGACCGCTTCGGTATTCAGGTAACCGACGAGCAAATCGACAGCGGTGACCTGCCTTACTTCCGCTTTGCCGAAGACAGCCCGGAAATGCAATACCTGCGCGAACGCCGCAATGCTTTGGGCGGCTACCTGCCTGCACGCCATCCGAACAACGAGGCCCTGCCGATTCCACCATTGGAAACCTTCGATACCCAGCTGCAATCCAGCGGCGAGCGCGAATTCTCCACCACCATGGCCTTCGTACGCATTTTGGCTGCCTTGCTGAAAGACAAACAAATCGGCCGCCGCATCGTGCCGATTGTGCCTGATGAAAGCCGCACCTTCGGCATGGAAGGCATGTTCCGCCAATACGGCATTTGGAACCCGAAAGGCCAGCAGTATACCCCGCAAGACAAAGACCAACTGATGTTCTATAAAGAGAGCGTAGATGGTCAAATCCTGCAAGAAGGCATTAACGAACCCGGCGCGATGGCAGACTGGATTGCTGCCTCCACCAGCTATGCCAACAACCGTTACGCCATGATTCCGTTCTACATTTACTACTCCATGTTCGGTTTCCAACGTGTCGGCGATTTGGCTTGGGCTGCCGGCGATATGCACGCACGCGGCTTCCTCTTGGGCGGCACCGCAGGCCGCACTACCCTGAACGGCGAAGGCCTGCAACACGAAGACGGCCACAGCCAACTGCAAGCCGACCTGATTCCGAACTGCGTCAGCTACGACCCCACCTTCCAATACGAAGTGGCCGTAATCGTACACAGCGGCTTGGAACGCATGTATGTGAATAATGAGGACGTATTCTTCTACATCACCCTGATGAACGAAAACTACACCCACCCAGCCATGCCGCAACGCAAAGGCATCGAGCAGGAAATCCTCAAAGGCATGTACTTGTTCCGCGAAGGCGGCAAAGGCGACAAACGCGTTCAGTTGATGGGCTCCGGCACCATCTTGCAGGAGGTAATCCACGCTGCCGATTTGCTGAAAAACGATTTCGGCGTGGAAGCCGACATCTGGTCTTGCCCTTCATTCAACCTGCTGCACCGCGAAGCCATCGAAACCGACCGTTGGAACCGCCTGCATCCGGCTGCCGAGCAAAAACTGCCTTTCGTTACCCAGCAGCTGCAAGGCCATGCCGGCCCGGTTGTCGCCGCTACCGACTACATCCGCAGCTTTGCCGACCGCATCCGCGCCTATATCCCTAAAGAAAACGGCGACTATGTGGTACTCGGCACCGACGGTTTCGGCCGCTCCGACAGCCGCGCCAACCTGCGCAGCTTCTTCGAAGTAGACCGCTACCATGTGGCTGTGGCCGCGCTGGATGCTTTGGCCAAACAGGGCAAAGTAGGCAAAGACGTGGTACAGAAAGCCATCAAAAAATACGGCGTTCAAACCGAAGTTGCCCCCAGCTGGAAACGCTAA
- a CDS encoding BolA family protein, translated as MSAQTIRQRLEAAFSPSLLELADESHLHIGHAGNQGGGHYRVHIVSPKFAGMNRVARQRTIQQALHDLYPSQIHALSIRAQTPEEYQPGNPL; from the coding sequence ATGAGCGCGCAAACCATCCGTCAGCGTTTGGAAGCCGCCTTTTCTCCCAGCTTGCTCGAACTGGCCGATGAGAGTCATTTGCACATCGGCCACGCCGGCAACCAAGGCGGCGGACATTACCGGGTTCATATCGTCAGCCCCAAATTTGCCGGCATGAACCGCGTTGCCCGCCAACGTACCATCCAACAGGCACTGCACGATTTATACCCCTCCCAAATCCACGCACTGAGCATCCGTGCGCAAACACCGGAAGAATACCAGCCGGGAAATCCTTTATAA
- a CDS encoding peptidyl-prolyl cis-trans isomerase: MKQTSLALLLATALAAAPLAAQTVVTVNNTRIDSSAIDQQVKIINEQSNGQVADTPELRENIARRLVTRELMIQESRRLRLNESPEFKQIIERARTDARTSGEDRKPTFRQDWETFEGNVTAQALVAHILRSNPVTEAQVQQAYQEITNRYRGTQEVKLGEIILNNRDNAQKAVADLRRGRRFTDVARQYTIDTPSRANGGISPTFTPLKDLEEGAPMVYNAVKSLGQGKFTETPVESNGIFAIFYMEAKRPVRVPPFAQLKPQIQQDLQNLLIEQEIARLYQQANIH, encoded by the coding sequence ATGAAACAAACTTCACTCGCACTACTGCTGGCCACTGCTTTGGCTGCCGCCCCGCTGGCTGCTCAAACTGTTGTAACCGTAAACAATACCCGCATCGACAGCTCCGCAATCGACCAGCAGGTGAAGATTATTAACGAACAGAGCAACGGTCAGGTGGCCGATACGCCGGAACTGCGTGAAAACATCGCCCGCCGCCTCGTTACCCGCGAACTGATGATTCAAGAATCACGCCGCCTGCGCCTAAACGAAAGCCCCGAATTCAAACAAATCATCGAACGTGCCCGCACCGATGCCCGCACCAGTGGCGAAGACCGCAAACCCACCTTCCGCCAAGATTGGGAAACCTTTGAAGGCAACGTAACCGCCCAAGCCCTGGTGGCGCACATCCTGCGCTCTAATCCTGTAACCGAAGCCCAAGTTCAGCAGGCTTATCAGGAAATCACCAACCGCTATCGCGGCACGCAGGAAGTAAAACTTGGCGAAATCATCCTCAACAACCGCGATAACGCCCAAAAAGCCGTGGCCGACCTCCGACGCGGCCGCCGCTTTACCGATGTGGCCCGCCAATACACCATCGACACGCCAAGTCGCGCCAATGGCGGCATCAGCCCTACTTTCACTCCGCTGAAAGATTTGGAAGAAGGCGCGCCTATGGTGTATAACGCCGTGAAATCGCTTGGCCAGGGCAAATTCACCGAAACCCCGGTGGAAAGCAACGGCATTTTCGCCATCTTCTATATGGAAGCCAAACGCCCCGTGCGCGTGCCTCCGTTTGCCCAACTGAAACCGCAAATCCAACAAGATTTGCAAAACCTGCTAATCGAGCAAGAAATTGCCCGCCTCTATCAGCAGGCCAATATCCACTAA
- a CDS encoding IS5 family transposase (programmed frameshift) — protein sequence MKYENLIQRSDREFKRLTGVTPVLFHEMLQVTTEAESRKVKSGRPHTLGLADQLLLTLSYLRHYHTQLELAAIYGLSESNVCRTIRKTEDALIRCKRFSLPKHKNPGDQTVIIDVTESPIERPKKQRQYYSGKKRRHTVKIRVIYGRETEKIISIRTGMGARHDMRLAKRHLAELYPYKIVIADKGYQGLAKTGLQTPKKKSKRHPPDKQDKEANRRLGKLRTVIEHINRKLKIFKILSLPYRNRRKRFGLRANLIAGLVNAMG from the exons ATGAAATACGAAAACCTCATCCAAAGAAGCGACAGGGAATTCAAACGGCTCACAGGTGTAACGCCCGTCCTTTTTCACGAAATGCTGCAAGTCACCACAGAAGCAGAAAGCCGGAAGGTCAAGTCGGGCAGGCCGCATACGCTCGGTTTGGCAGACCAACTGCTGCTTACCCTAAGCTATCTGCGCCATTACCATACCCAACTCGAATTGGCCGCCATCTACGGCCTTTCCGAAAGTAATGTCTGCCGCACCATCCGTAAAACCGAGGACGCCCTCATCCGTTGCAAACGCTTCTCCCTGCCAAAGCACAAGAATCCGGGCGACCAAACGGTCATCATTGACGTTACCGAAAGCCCGATTGAACGT CCAAAAAAACAGCGGCAGTATTACAGCGGCAAGAAAAGGCGGCACACGGTTAAAATCCGGGTCATATACGGCAGGGAAACGGAAAAAATCATCAGCATCCGGACGGGGATGGGTGCCCGGCATGACATGCGTTTAGCCAAGAGGCACCTTGCAGAGCTTTATCCCTACAAAATAGTCATTGCGGATAAGGGTTATCAAGGATTGGCCAAAACCGGATTACAGACCCCGAAAAAGAAATCCAAACGTCATCCGCCGGACAAACAGGATAAAGAGGCGAACAGGCGGTTAGGCAAACTCAGAACCGTCATCGAGCACATCAACAGGAAACTGAAGATATTCAAAATATTGTCGCTGCCTTACCGCAACAGGCGGAAACGGTTCGGGTTAAGGGCAAATCTGATTGCAGGACTGGTTAATGCGATGGGATGA